In Rhipicephalus microplus isolate Deutch F79 chromosome 7, USDA_Rmic, whole genome shotgun sequence, one genomic interval encodes:
- the LOC142767902 gene encoding uncharacterized protein LOC142767902 yields MQIIPIVSKERPLPAALCGLGGCAPTQTANPFTLVMQVSKTYSLLAKKSSNYLLFQLPSPHCCVLVALECSRVIRALLMMSGDIESNPGPASNAVLTELQKLSAGQTELISQVQDLKSHLLSTDKSIADLSRRMTDLEGHCQNIISLRTDVEALRRDTARASDLLRKLEARVDEAENHSRRNNLIFYGLPESTGSEALVQVEQLVIKHCRDRLGISIDPKEIERAHRLGRRKGTNHHRPIIVKFAFHKTKGEILSNGRKFKGTTFSVGEDFSRRVQNVRRQLIAFAKTKSLPFSITYKTLLMGHKRYVYDEQSQTVREAS; encoded by the coding sequence ATGCAGATTATTCCAATCGTTTCAAAAGAGCGGCCTTTGCCGGCGGCGCtgtgtgggctcggcggctgtgcaccaacgcagaccGCTAATCCTTTCACTCTTGTCATGCAGGTTAGTAAAACTTACAGTCTTCTCGCTAAGAAGTCTAGTAATTACCTGCTGtttcagctgccgagcccacactGCTGCGTTCTTGTTGCACTTGAGTGTTCTCGTGTTATTCGTGCCTTGTTGATGATGTCGGGCGATATTGAAAGCAATCCGGGTCCTGCTTCTAATGCTGTACTAACTGAACTGCAGAAATTGTCTGCCGGTCAGACGGAATTAATCAGTCAGGTACAGGACCTTAAGTCCCATTTGCTATCAACAGATAAATCTATAGCAGATCTCAGTAGACGCATGACTGATCTGGAAGGGCACTGTCAAAATATTATTTCCTTACGTACTGATGTGGAAGCGCTCAGAAGAGACACCGCTCGCGCGAGTGACCTTCTGCGCAAGCTTGAAGCACGCGTGGATGAAGCCGAGAATCATTCTCGGCGCAATAACCTCATATTTTATGGCCTTCCTGAATCAACTGGATCGGAAGCACTTGTCCAAGTTGAACAACTTGTCATCAAGCACTGCCGTGATCGTCTAGGTATTTCCATCGATCCGAAGGAAATTGAGCGCGCGCATCGTCTGGGTCGCCGCAAGGGTACTAACCACCATCGCCCCATAATAGTTAAATTCGCATTCCATAAAACAAAAGGAGAGATTCTTTCTAATGGACGGAAATTTAAAGGAACCACTTTTAGTGTTGGTGAAGATTTTTCACGTCGTGTGCAAAACGTCCGTCGGCAATTGATTGCCTTTGCTAAAACCAAGTCGCTGCCTTTTTCCATCACGTACAAGACACTGCTAATGGGTCACAAGCGCTACGTCTACGATGAGCAATCGCAAACTGTAAGGGAAGCGTCGTAG